GGCGCTCTCGGATTTCGAGTACGAGTTTCAGATGGCGTCGATCAATCGAAAGCTGAACGAACAGATCGATACGGTCTGCCTGTTGACGCGCTGGGAGCACGCCTATCTCTCCAGTTCGATCGTCAAGGAGCTTTTCATCAACGGCGGCGATGCGACCGGATTGGCGCCGGAGGCAACCTTGAAAAAACTGGCCAAAAGGCGCGCCGCGGGTTGACGAAACGTGCCACAATTATTCATCGCTTGCTGGGACCAATAGGGAGGAGACGAGCCAATGATCAATACGGATGTGCGATTGGTGCGGAAGTGGTTGCGCGACTTAGACGAGTATTTGGAATCGAGCCGGACGCTTGGGCCGTTTACGGTAGGGCTGGACAAGCGCGAGTGCATTATGCTGGTGCAGCAGATCTTAGCCAATCTGCCTTCCGAGTTTGAGGCGGCGGATCGAATTCTAAGGGATCAAGAGCGATTGATCGGCGGCGCTCAGGACGAGGCCGAGCAGACGCTGGCCACTGCCGGCAGCGAGGCGGCGCGCGCAATCGAAGAGGCTAAAACGCAGGCGAAGCAGATTCTGGACCAGGCCAAGGCGATGCAAGCCAACATGATCGAGCAGACCGAGGTCTATCGGCTGGCCGAGGCGCAGGCCCGAGAGATTCTCGAGTCGGCCAAGGATGGCTCCCGACAGATTCGCCAAGGCGCCGACGAGTATGCCCATGAAGTGCTGACCCAAGTCGAGAATGCACTGTCCAAGGTCATGGGAACCGTACAGAACGGCAAGAGCTACCTAGAGGACTATCTGCATCACCGAGCCGTGGTCCGAAGGTAGGCCGCGGTTGTCGGTATCGCGTCCCGTGTTGCAGTCTTCGCGTTCTTTGCCGAATCGGACGACATTGCTGGAGGCATCGTTTTCATGAAGCGCGTTTATCAGTTTGAGGAAGGCCGAGCCGATATGCGGGACTTGCTAGGCGGCAAGGGCGCAAACTTGGCCGAGATGACCAACATCGGTCTGCCCGTGCCGCCGGGGTTTACCATCACGACGGACGCCTGCCGCGATTATATGCGTAACGGCTCTATGGACCACGAGCTTCTATCAGAGATCGACGGGGCGCTGGCCAAGGTCGAGCAAGCGTCGGGCAAGCAATTTGGCGATCCGGCCGATCCCCTCCTGCTGTCGGTGCGCTCCGGCGCCAAGTTCAGCATGCCGGGCATGATGGACACGGTTTTGAACTTAGGGCTGAACGACGAGACGGCACAGGCGCTGATTCGATTGACCGACAATCCGCGCTTTGTATACGACGCCTATCGTCGCTTTATCATGATGTTCAGCGACATTGTCTTAGACATCGGCAAAAAGGCGTTCGAAGAGAAGTTCGACGAATTGAAAAGCCGATTAGGGGCCAAAGCCGATACCGATGTGCCTGCCGAGGCGCTCAGGGGCTTGGTAGAGGAGTTCAAAACGCTGGTGGCGAGCAAGGGGCATACCTTTCCTCAAAGCCCGAAAGATCAACTGAGACTCGCGATCGAGGCGGTCTTTAAGTCGTGGAACAACGAGCGCGCGCGGGTTTACAGGGCCAAAGAGCGCATCTCCGACGAGATTGGCACGGCGTGCAACGTGCAGGCAATGGTTTTTGGCAACATGGGCGACGATTCGGGCACGGGCGTCGCCTTCACGCGCGATCCTTCGACCGGTGAGAATGAGCTCTATGGCGAGTTCTTGATCAACGCGCAGGGAGAAGACGTGGTGGCGGGCGTGCGCACGCCTCTGCATCTGGACGATCTGAAGAGCATCATGCCGGACGTGTATCGGCAGTTCGCCCAGATCGCGCTTCAGTTAGAGGAGCATTACCGCGACATGATGGACCTGGAGTTCACCATCGAGCGCGGGAAGCTCTTTATGCTCCAGTGTCGCGCTGGCAAACGCACAGGGCGGTCGGCGGTCAAGATCGCGGTCGACCTGGTGCAAGAGGGTCGAATCAGCATCGACGAGGCCATCATGCGCGTGCCGCCCGCCAAATTGGACGAATTGCTTCACTGGCAAGTCGATCCCGAAGCTTTGAAAGGCGGTGGGTACACAGAGTTAGCCAAGGGATTGGCCGCCTCGCCCGGCGCCGGAAGCGGCCATGCCGTCTTTGATGCCGAAACGGCGCTGGCCTGGAAGGAATCGGGCCGAAAAGTGATCTTAGTTCGGCCGGAGACCAACCCGGACGATCTGAAGGGCATGTTGGCCTCCGTGGCCATTCTGACGGCTAGGGGCGGCATGACCTCGCACGCGGCCGTGGTGGCGCGCGGGTTTGGCATTCCCTGTGTCGCCGGATGCGAAGCGCTGGCGATCGATGAAGAGGGCAGGCGCTTTACAGCCAAGGGCCAAACGATCCAAGAGGGCGATGTGATCACCGTCGATGGCGCAACGGGCAAGGTCTTCTTGGGCGATGTCCCCTTGGTCGAGCCGGCCTTAACGCCCGAGTTCTTAACGCTGTTGGGCTGGGCCGAGGAGCGCAAACGACTGGGCGTCCGGGCAAACGCCGACAACCCGGAAGACGCGGCCAAAGCGATCGAGTTCGGCGCCAAGGGCATCGGTCTCTGTCGCACCGAGCACATGTTTTTCGAAGACCGCCTGCCCATCATGCGCGAGATGATCCTGGCTAAAGACGAAACTGGCCGTCGGGCCGCGCTCGACAAACTTCGGCCTTTCCAGCGCGACGATTTTGTCGGCATCTTCAAAGCCATGTCGGGCTATCCGGTTACGGTGCGCTTGGTCGATCCGCCGCTGCACGAGTTCTTGCCAGACCACGAAGAGTTGCTGCGCGAGATCATCGTTATGGAAGTCGCCCGGAGCGAATCGCCCGAATTAGAGACCAAGAAGGCGCTCTTGGCCCGAGTAGAAAAGCTGAAAGAGGCGAACCCTATGCTGGGCCTGCGCGGCGTGCGCCTCTCCATCATCCATCCCGAGATCGTCGAGATGCAAGTAGCAGCCATCATCGAAGCAGCGATCTTGGCGAAGCGCGAGGGCTTCGACCCCAAGGTCGAAATCATGATCCCGCTGGTGAGCCATGTGAACGAGCTTCGAATCGTGCGCGACAAGTTAGAAGACGTAGCGAAACAGACTATGCACGGCGAGACGGTCGATTACATGTTCGGTACTATGATCGAGCTTCCCCGCGCCGCGCTGACCGCCAACGAAATTGCCGAATACGCGGAGTTCTTCTCGTTCGGCACCAACGATCTGACCCAGACCACTTTTGGCTTCAGCCGG
Above is a window of Armatimonadota bacterium DNA encoding:
- a CDS encoding pyruvate, phosphate dikinase — protein: MVFMKRVYQFEEGRADMRDLLGGKGANLAEMTNIGLPVPPGFTITTDACRDYMRNGSMDHELLSEIDGALAKVEQASGKQFGDPADPLLLSVRSGAKFSMPGMMDTVLNLGLNDETAQALIRLTDNPRFVYDAYRRFIMMFSDIVLDIGKKAFEEKFDELKSRLGAKADTDVPAEALRGLVEEFKTLVASKGHTFPQSPKDQLRLAIEAVFKSWNNERARVYRAKERISDEIGTACNVQAMVFGNMGDDSGTGVAFTRDPSTGENELYGEFLINAQGEDVVAGVRTPLHLDDLKSIMPDVYRQFAQIALQLEEHYRDMMDLEFTIERGKLFMLQCRAGKRTGRSAVKIAVDLVQEGRISIDEAIMRVPPAKLDELLHWQVDPEALKGGGYTELAKGLAASPGAGSGHAVFDAETALAWKESGRKVILVRPETNPDDLKGMLASVAILTARGGMTSHAAVVARGFGIPCVAGCEALAIDEEGRRFTAKGQTIQEGDVITVDGATGKVFLGDVPLVEPALTPEFLTLLGWAEERKRLGVRANADNPEDAAKAIEFGAKGIGLCRTEHMFFEDRLPIMREMILAKDETGRRAALDKLRPFQRDDFVGIFKAMSGYPVTVRLVDPPLHEFLPDHEELLREIIVMEVARSESPELETKKALLARVEKLKEANPMLGLRGVRLSIIHPEIVEMQVAAIIEAAILAKREGFDPKVEIMIPLVSHVNELRIVRDKLEDVAKQTMHGETVDYMFGTMIELPRAALTANEIAEYAEFFSFGTNDLTQTTFGFSRDDVEGKFMLQYLQDGILPENPFVSIDREGVGQLVRMACEKGRATRPNIKLGICGEHGGDPASVEFCHEAGLDYVSCSPYRVPIARLAAAQAALKSKVSVNEDK